In one uncultured Cohaesibacter sp. genomic region, the following are encoded:
- a CDS encoding glycosyltransferase produces MIKQRMNIATSCNDMYANYVFITLASINSTLARTHDVHFYLMQSAISDEKIASLEKFCDGLDLHFHNVFVDDDEFLAELTFYSRAKDRERYYDGICHLFLPDDIDRIMYIDAGDILFLSEDYPFYFEDFKNKSLLVSTYWNLHKDKWDFQQFDSLWGGFNSGHILIDVQRLRDLKLTPQSYVDYVHEWARQAPEKEHLFGGDQAFLTAFFAGDIATIEKENPYNLKVSALNGIAPDFEPKSIHFNAMFAGLKPWDVPFRTPKDLLMYKLKLVDKKKKKKGFFKKEETYKYSFAGYENECILKWWEVCKTTPVYDELKSASLSSTKFVYALCKHIRDN; encoded by the coding sequence ATGATCAAACAGAGAATGAACATTGCCACTTCTTGCAACGATATGTATGCAAACTATGTTTTCATTACTCTAGCGAGCATCAACTCCACGCTGGCTCGCACCCATGATGTTCATTTCTATTTGATGCAATCTGCCATCAGTGACGAAAAAATTGCGTCACTCGAGAAATTTTGTGACGGGCTTGACCTGCACTTCCACAATGTTTTCGTAGATGACGATGAGTTTCTGGCGGAGTTAACTTTCTATTCCAGAGCAAAGGACCGGGAAAGATATTACGATGGCATATGCCACCTGTTTCTACCCGATGACATCGACAGGATCATGTACATCGATGCTGGAGATATATTGTTTCTGTCGGAGGACTATCCATTCTATTTCGAGGATTTCAAGAACAAGTCGCTTCTCGTCTCAACCTATTGGAATTTGCACAAAGACAAATGGGATTTCCAACAGTTTGATAGTCTCTGGGGCGGCTTCAATAGCGGCCATATTCTCATTGATGTTCAAAGGTTGCGTGACCTGAAGCTGACACCGCAAAGCTATGTTGATTATGTTCATGAATGGGCTCGGCAAGCGCCGGAGAAAGAACATCTGTTTGGTGGAGATCAAGCGTTCCTAACCGCTTTCTTCGCTGGCGATATTGCCACGATCGAAAAGGAAAACCCGTATAATCTAAAAGTCTCCGCACTCAACGGCATTGCGCCGGACTTCGAACCCAAGTCCATTCATTTCAATGCAATGTTTGCCGGACTCAAGCCGTGGGATGTCCCCTTCAGAACCCCCAAAGACCTGCTGATGTATAAATTGAAGCTGGTCGACAAGAAGAAAAAGAAGAAGGGGTTCTTCAAAAAAGAAGAAACCTACAAATATAGCTTCGCAGGATATGAGAACGAGTGCATTCTCAAGTGGTGGGAAGTCTGCAAGACCACGCCGGTCTATGATGAGCTCAAGAGCGCGTCACTCTCCAGCACCAAGTTTGTCTACGCCCTCTGCAAGCATATTCGCGACAATTGA
- a CDS encoding carbohydrate ABC transporter permease, with amino-acid sequence MLKRISFKYVAIVLCALLFILPVWWIAVSALRPEDDIFKYLSPLSLWTFLPKHVTFENIIDIWKGSFGLAIWNSIFISGVTLILGLLISASAAFALAVIEFPLRNFIFMTMVVSFLIPFDAIAVPLYAILRSWGLQNTYTGLILPGIGNGLAVFLLRQFFMGIPRELREAALVDGMSWVGIFFRIYIPLAVPALVSAALILFVFQWHAYLWPLLIAPDNQHKVAAVAIAQFSDIYETRYGQIFAAALFISLIPMIVLTVFQNHYSASLASTGGKE; translated from the coding sequence ATGCTGAAACGTATTTCATTCAAATATGTCGCGATTGTTCTCTGCGCTCTTCTATTTATCCTGCCGGTCTGGTGGATCGCAGTCAGCGCGCTTCGCCCTGAAGACGACATCTTCAAGTATCTCTCACCCCTGAGCCTCTGGACCTTCCTTCCCAAGCATGTGACTTTCGAGAATATCATCGATATCTGGAAGGGCAGCTTTGGTTTGGCGATCTGGAACTCGATCTTCATATCCGGTGTCACTCTGATCCTTGGTCTGCTGATTTCAGCAAGTGCAGCTTTTGCTCTGGCTGTCATCGAATTTCCGCTCCGCAACTTCATCTTCATGACAATGGTGGTGAGCTTCCTCATTCCGTTTGATGCGATTGCGGTGCCGCTTTATGCGATCCTGCGGAGCTGGGGGCTGCAGAATACCTATACCGGACTGATCTTGCCGGGTATCGGCAATGGTCTGGCTGTCTTCTTGTTGCGGCAGTTCTTCATGGGCATTCCGAGAGAATTGCGGGAAGCGGCATTGGTTGACGGCATGTCCTGGGTTGGGATTTTCTTTCGAATCTACATCCCGCTCGCGGTTCCAGCACTGGTCAGCGCAGCGCTTATCCTGTTCGTCTTTCAGTGGCACGCCTATCTGTGGCCGTTGCTTATTGCTCCCGACAATCAGCATAAGGTTGCCGCAGTTGCAATCGCCCAGTTCTCTGACATTTACGAGACCCGCTATGGTCAGATCTTTGCTGCTGCCTTGTTCATCTCGTTGATCCCGATGATCGTGCTGACAGTGTTTCAAAATCACTATTCAGCATCATTGGCAAGCACTGGTGGCAAAGAATAG
- a CDS encoding sugar ABC transporter permease, which translates to MNTRKTYLVAVTFLVPALLSVILLRLWPAAFAVVDSLYAPRATSMSLENFSYIFGDPVFQKSLWVTMIYSIIVNPLQIAVAMALALLFNSKVRYINFWRAIVVLPVAIPQSVSAVVWGVGLRPDGWVNSVLQALGFDAQRFLTSPDQALGSIILIVSWIGVGYWMTFLLAGLQDIPKSLYEAVKIDGANVFQQFWHVTLPLLRRPLTFVLVANTVSNFLVFAPVQILTSGGPRGSTNLIMNEIYTRAFISGDPSSASAATVVLVAVVLAVVIIQFRLMREPTEVNS; encoded by the coding sequence GTGAATACGAGAAAAACCTACTTGGTTGCCGTGACCTTCTTGGTGCCGGCCTTGTTGTCGGTCATTCTTCTTCGCCTGTGGCCGGCGGCGTTCGCCGTGGTGGATTCTCTATATGCACCGCGCGCCACCTCGATGAGCCTCGAGAACTTCAGCTACATTTTCGGCGATCCGGTTTTTCAAAAGAGCCTTTGGGTGACCATGATCTACTCGATCATCGTCAATCCGCTTCAGATCGCCGTTGCAATGGCCTTGGCATTGCTGTTCAACAGCAAGGTTCGATACATCAATTTCTGGCGCGCAATCGTAGTACTGCCAGTTGCCATCCCGCAGAGTGTGTCCGCCGTTGTTTGGGGCGTGGGCTTGCGCCCGGACGGATGGGTAAACTCCGTTCTCCAAGCGCTGGGCTTTGACGCGCAACGGTTTCTGACATCCCCCGATCAGGCACTCGGATCCATTATCCTGATCGTCAGCTGGATCGGTGTTGGCTATTGGATGACATTCCTGTTGGCTGGATTGCAGGACATTCCGAAGTCCTTGTATGAAGCCGTCAAGATCGATGGCGCGAACGTCTTTCAGCAATTCTGGCATGTAACCCTTCCGTTGCTGCGACGGCCGCTGACCTTTGTGCTGGTCGCCAATACGGTTTCGAACTTCCTCGTCTTTGCTCCGGTGCAAATCCTGACTTCGGGTGGACCACGCGGGTCAACCAACCTGATCATGAATGAAATCTACACGAGAGCCTTCATTTCCGGTGATCCGTCCAGCGCATCGGCCGCGACCGTCGTCCTCGTCGCAGTGGTGCTTGCCGTGGTCATAATCCAGTTCCGTTTGATGAGAGAACCTACCGAGGTAAACTCCTGA
- a CDS encoding sugar ABC transporter substrate-binding protein → MVVNFLSANQPENYSALIPAFEAANPDIKINFTRLPFDELNAAIEARVGGGDETIDIFEADTPRIPALASRGYLTELESYRSQIEGIARSPVDVEQVSYDGKIYAFPLWNSTQLLYYNRDLLKKAGIDALSTDQKDRLTWKELLDLAAKTQKSGAKWGLLFQQVDRYYQLQPLFESNGAGSGLTGEGNLTPDVTNEKWIEAAQWYQDLYNKDISPRGVKADQTDAMFQNGEVAFFVGGPWRLTAFNETKGLNYGVAAHPYFEGGKPVTPTGSWSLALNPHAAHKEAALKFLEFASLSAEGNLLSVENKPLLPVNKDAYTKSVEKLSSMTGKIGNVIDIINYETGETSVGRPRSTGYVAFESVMNRAFSDIRNGEDVKEVLEDAQTQLTSQLSRMR, encoded by the coding sequence GTGGTTGTTAACTTTCTGTCCGCAAACCAGCCAGAAAACTACTCCGCTCTGATTCCGGCTTTCGAAGCTGCAAATCCAGATATCAAGATCAACTTCACCAGACTGCCGTTCGATGAGCTGAATGCTGCGATCGAAGCACGTGTTGGTGGCGGCGATGAAACGATCGACATCTTTGAGGCTGACACGCCGCGTATCCCGGCGCTTGCCAGCCGTGGCTATCTGACCGAACTGGAATCCTATCGGTCGCAGATCGAAGGCATTGCCCGGAGCCCTGTCGACGTCGAGCAGGTGAGCTATGATGGAAAGATCTATGCTTTCCCGCTTTGGAACTCCACTCAGCTGCTTTATTACAACCGTGATCTGCTGAAAAAGGCTGGCATTGACGCTTTGAGTACCGATCAGAAGGATCGACTGACTTGGAAAGAGCTGCTTGATCTTGCCGCCAAGACCCAGAAATCCGGTGCAAAATGGGGCTTACTGTTCCAGCAGGTCGATCGCTACTACCAGCTCCAGCCACTGTTTGAATCCAATGGTGCGGGCTCTGGTCTGACAGGTGAGGGGAACCTGACACCTGACGTGACGAATGAAAAATGGATCGAAGCCGCTCAGTGGTATCAGGATCTCTACAACAAGGACATCTCTCCACGCGGCGTCAAGGCTGATCAGACAGATGCCATGTTCCAAAACGGGGAAGTCGCTTTCTTCGTTGGAGGTCCGTGGAGGTTGACTGCTTTCAATGAAACCAAGGGTCTGAATTACGGCGTTGCCGCGCACCCCTATTTCGAGGGTGGCAAACCCGTAACCCCGACTGGTTCCTGGTCTCTCGCCCTGAACCCGCATGCAGCGCACAAGGAAGCAGCTCTCAAGTTTCTTGAATTCGCTAGCCTGAGCGCCGAAGGCAACCTGTTGTCGGTTGAAAACAAACCACTTCTTCCGGTCAACAAGGATGCCTACACGAAGTCGGTTGAGAAGCTTTCCTCGATGACTGGCAAGATTGGCAACGTGATTGACATCATCAACTACGAAACCGGCGAAACTTCTGTCGGCCGTCCTCGGTCAACCGGTTACGTAGCATTCGAGTCCGTCATGAACCGTGCCTTCAGCGACATCCGCAACGGTGAAGATGTCAAGGAAGTACTGGAAGATGCTCAGACCCAGCTGACATCTCAGTTGTCCCGCATGCGCTAG
- a CDS encoding LacI family DNA-binding transcriptional regulator has product MKLDHSLIKFPIDLQCERASTLANAAQAVKSHILEMKMQEERKSVRASDVAKLANVSRATVSRTFTEGAYVSEEARAKVLRAADLLGYRPNALAQSLMTNRTKIVGVVTTDLNIPFYAELLQTLASAIEQAGMTTLLLMADPSRNDDLVEKLLSYQVDGLILTDTTLTPRMAHVLTRSEKTVISINRFLDDENMTSITCANMACGEAVADLLVDKGCRTISYIAGVPDTQREFGFRKRLSERGVLLNSFKLGNFSYDSGLVCAREILHSGDRPDGVFCANDLMAMAYIDVARSEFGLSAPEDYLIIGFDNSIEGSWLSYQLSSVDQNIAKMVEITVEQMLAGIAGEARQGGQIQVPGILVERASTAR; this is encoded by the coding sequence ATGAAGCTTGATCATTCATTGATCAAATTTCCAATTGACCTACAATGTGAACGCGCGTCCACATTAGCGAATGCTGCCCAAGCAGTCAAGTCGCACATCTTGGAGATGAAAATGCAGGAAGAAAGAAAATCGGTTCGTGCGAGTGATGTTGCCAAACTTGCCAATGTGTCTCGGGCGACTGTATCGCGAACTTTCACTGAAGGAGCCTACGTTTCGGAAGAGGCACGCGCCAAGGTGCTGCGGGCTGCAGATCTGCTGGGATATCGCCCCAATGCTCTGGCACAGAGTCTTATGACCAACAGGACGAAGATTGTTGGCGTCGTTACGACCGATCTCAACATTCCCTTCTATGCAGAGTTGCTGCAAACGCTGGCATCAGCCATCGAGCAGGCGGGTATGACCACGCTTCTCCTGATGGCAGATCCAAGTCGCAATGATGATTTGGTTGAAAAACTTCTTTCATATCAAGTGGATGGCTTGATTTTGACTGATACGACGCTGACCCCACGCATGGCGCATGTCTTGACGAGAAGCGAAAAGACAGTGATTTCAATCAACCGCTTTCTGGATGACGAGAACATGACATCCATCACCTGTGCAAACATGGCCTGTGGTGAGGCGGTCGCAGATCTACTTGTGGACAAAGGGTGCCGCACCATCTCGTACATTGCAGGCGTTCCCGACACACAACGTGAATTTGGTTTCAGGAAACGCCTTTCTGAGCGTGGAGTGCTTCTGAACTCATTCAAGCTTGGTAATTTTAGTTATGACAGCGGTCTCGTTTGCGCTCGGGAAATTCTGCATTCGGGCGATCGTCCCGATGGTGTCTTTTGTGCCAACGATCTGATGGCAATGGCTTATATCGATGTTGCGCGCTCCGAATTCGGGCTGTCTGCACCGGAAGACTATCTGATCATAGGCTTCGACAATTCCATCGAAGGCAGTTGGCTCAGCTATCAATTATCGTCGGTGGATCAGAATATCGCCAAGATGGTTGAAATCACAGTCGAGCAAATGCTCGCGGGCATCGCCGGGGAGGCGAGGCAAGGTGGTCAAATCCAGGTGCCGGGCATTTTGGTGGAGCGCGCGTCGACCGCCAGATAG
- the ugpC gene encoding sn-glycerol-3-phosphate ABC transporter ATP-binding protein UgpC: MGAVQLINLAKRYSSAEVIHGINLSIDNGEFIALVGPSGCGKSTLLRMIAGLEEISGGEIMIDGKLVNNASPKERNIAMVFQNYALYPHMTIGQNISLNLRISKVPKAEIEKRVQYAAQLLGIEDLLDRRPGQLSGGQRQRVAMGRAIVRNPAVFLFDEPLSNLDAKLRVSMRSEIKQFHQKTKTTSIYVTHDQIEAMTLADRVVVLNSGCIEQIGSPLELYDAPQNLFVAGFIGSPAMNLIDAVVRRKADKSFAEFGTTSDHEPIFVPLDKDMPVADGTPVKLGIRPEHILLSEMGTPTNYSGTISHCEPTGAQTHIAFDCAGVSLTAVLNDAPVLNVGDRFDFAIKTDRIHLFSQTDGRRISLPA; the protein is encoded by the coding sequence ATGGGAGCCGTCCAGCTTATAAATCTCGCTAAACGCTATAGTTCAGCTGAAGTCATACATGGCATAAATCTTTCAATTGATAACGGCGAGTTCATCGCTTTGGTCGGACCGTCTGGATGCGGGAAATCCACATTGCTACGGATGATCGCCGGGCTGGAAGAAATTTCGGGCGGCGAGATCATGATTGACGGCAAACTTGTCAATAATGCCTCTCCGAAAGAGCGCAACATCGCAATGGTGTTTCAGAACTATGCGCTCTATCCGCACATGACTATCGGGCAGAATATTTCACTAAACTTGCGCATTTCCAAAGTGCCGAAGGCCGAAATCGAAAAGCGCGTGCAATATGCAGCGCAGCTTTTGGGGATTGAGGACCTGCTCGATCGCAGGCCGGGGCAATTATCTGGCGGTCAGCGCCAGCGTGTGGCCATGGGGCGTGCGATTGTCCGTAACCCGGCTGTTTTTCTGTTCGATGAACCCTTGTCGAACCTTGACGCCAAACTGAGGGTCTCGATGCGATCCGAGATCAAGCAGTTTCACCAGAAAACCAAGACGACTTCTATTTACGTCACGCACGACCAGATTGAAGCCATGACCCTCGCGGACCGTGTCGTCGTGCTCAATTCGGGGTGTATTGAACAAATCGGATCGCCTCTGGAGCTTTACGACGCGCCACAGAATCTGTTTGTTGCGGGCTTCATCGGATCCCCTGCGATGAATCTGATTGATGCGGTCGTGCGCCGCAAGGCAGACAAGAGCTTTGCTGAATTCGGAACCACCTCCGACCATGAGCCGATCTTTGTTCCGCTCGACAAGGATATGCCAGTAGCAGATGGAACCCCTGTAAAACTCGGCATTCGTCCTGAGCATATCCTACTTTCGGAAATGGGAACCCCAACAAACTATTCCGGCACGATTTCTCACTGCGAGCCGACCGGAGCGCAGACCCACATCGCCTTTGATTGTGCAGGCGTGTCGCTTACCGCCGTTTTGAACGATGCCCCCGTTCTGAATGTCGGTGACCGGTTTGACTTCGCCATAAAAACGGATCGTATTCATCTCTTCTCCCAGACGGATGGTCGAAGAATTTCCCTCCCAGCGTGA
- a CDS encoding nucleoside hydrolase yields the protein MSMSDIQRLQMLQSPVGRPRVVLDTDTFNEIDDQFALTHLMLSQDRVDVEAIYAAPFLNQRSGDPRKGMELSYSEILRLLERLHIDPASLVHKGVGEFVGPEKQARKAEAVDDLISRARAGSSENPLYVIAIAAVSNIASAILAAPDIVDKMVVVWLGAHALNWPDIREFNLRQDVGAAQILFDSGVPLILVPCQGVTTHLVSTVPEIERYVEPKGEIGRFLAQRFKEYSDDHLGWSKPIWDMAATAWILDESWVPSNLTSTPIITDNMTWSRDDSRPLMRYVHSVNRDKILKDFFHKLEAFAQE from the coding sequence ATGTCCATGTCAGATATACAGCGTCTTCAGATGCTGCAAAGTCCTGTCGGCCGCCCTCGCGTTGTTCTTGATACGGATACCTTCAACGAAATCGATGATCAGTTTGCCCTGACGCATCTCATGCTTTCTCAAGATCGAGTCGATGTCGAAGCGATTTACGCTGCCCCATTTCTCAATCAGCGCTCAGGCGATCCTCGCAAAGGCATGGAACTCAGCTACAGTGAGATCCTCCGACTGCTGGAAAGGTTACACATCGATCCGGCCTCGCTCGTGCACAAGGGGGTTGGCGAGTTTGTTGGTCCGGAAAAGCAGGCAAGGAAGGCTGAAGCCGTCGATGATCTGATCAGCCGGGCTCGCGCAGGATCCTCAGAAAATCCCCTTTACGTAATCGCGATTGCTGCTGTCAGCAATATTGCGTCGGCCATTCTGGCGGCCCCGGACATTGTCGACAAAATGGTTGTGGTCTGGCTCGGAGCGCATGCCCTCAACTGGCCGGATATCAGGGAATTCAACTTGCGGCAGGATGTTGGCGCAGCCCAGATCCTTTTTGACAGCGGCGTGCCGCTTATTCTTGTCCCCTGTCAAGGCGTGACGACACACCTGGTCTCGACCGTGCCAGAAATTGAACGCTATGTTGAACCCAAGGGTGAGATCGGCAGATTTCTGGCTCAACGGTTCAAGGAATATAGCGACGATCATTTGGGCTGGTCAAAACCGATATGGGACATGGCTGCAACAGCCTGGATCCTTGATGAGAGCTGGGTGCCAAGCAATCTTACCTCGACGCCGATCATCACGGACAACATGACCTGGAGCCGTGACGACAGTCGGCCGCTCATGCGCTATGTTCACTCAGTCAATCGGGACAAAATTTTGAAGGACTTCTTCCACAAGCTTGAAGCCTTTGCGCAAGAATAG